The Candidatus Latescibacterota bacterium DNA window CAAGGAGCGAGTGAGGCAGGCCTACCTTCTGAACGGATTCGATCTATCAGACGATATCGATGCCGACAGAAATTATATCAGGGTCCGTTCACAGCTATGGGCCAGCTGGGCGCCTCGCGATGGCTGGAAGATCCATGCCGGGCTTAACAACGAACACAGGCACTGGTTCAAGTCGGAAAAAGGGCTCCAGGACGAGGACTTCGAGATCGATGAGCTGATAGTCGAGAACTTCTATCTGTCTGCCGAAAAGATCGGTGGTTCTCCCTTCAGCATAGTGGTGGGAAGGCAGGATATCGCGTACGGTGAAGGTTTTCTGATGATGGACGGCGGCCCTCTCGATGGTTCACGGACCAGGTATTTTGATGCTGTGAGAGTAAAAGCGGAAAGAGGCCCCAGATCTATAGAGGCTCATTTTATCACCGATTCTTTCTGGGACAAACATATGCCGGTCGTAAATCCGCTCTACAAGAAACTTATCGAATATAACGAAACGGGTGCGGGAGTCTATTACATAGACGAATCGTTAGAAGGGAATAAGCTGGAAGGCTACTACTTCTATAAGAATGAAAAAGATGAGGATGATCTGATCCCCGAAAGTGATATCCATACTTTCGGAAGCAGGGTGACTGGGAAATATGGCGATCATCTGGATTACGCGGCCGAACTGGCTTATCAGGTGGGGGACAGGGGTGAGTCGGCGCGCAAGGGCCTCGGAGGGATCGCCAGCGCCACCTGGTCGTTCGATGTAAGGATGGACCCATCGGTGAAGGCGGGGTTCGTATATATGTCGGGAGACGATCCGTCGACCGATGATTTCGAGGGCTGGAACCCCCTTTACAGCAGATTCCCAAAATGGAGCGAGATGTATATCTACACTCTTGCCGCCACAGAGAGAGGCGCGGCTTACTGGGAAAATCTCATCATCTATCACCTGAATTTTGTGATAAAACCAGTCGATGATATCACTGTCGAGACCATATTCTGTCTTCTGATGGCGCCGCAGGGAGATCTGGCTACCGATCCGGGACTCCTTACCCCAGACCCGATATTTGGAACGGGAGATAGCAGGGGTGTCGTATCGAAGGTGAAGTTGAGTTGGAGATTAAAGAAATGTTTATCCGGGCATCTGCTGTGGGAGAGGTTTGTTCCTGGCGATTACTATTTCGACGGCGCAGACACAGCGCATTTCCTCAGGTGCGAGTTGATGTTCGAATATTGAGGTAAACAGGGCAGGAGACCGGAAGTCTGAAGAAAGGTGGTTGAGAATGGGTCCTTTTAATATGCCGTGGCTGACATTTTCGGCATTCATAGTCATCGATATAAGCATCCTTGCCGCAATCATCTGGGCGGTATGGGATATCATGAAGGATCCTGAAAAGGGCGGGGAGAATGGGGAGGGACGACGATGAGTCTGCTGGCAGCCTGTATAGTGGTATTGATACTTTATGTCGGAGTCCTGGTCGGAATCGGGGTCTGGAGCAGTCGGAAGACTGCCACGGCGGAAGATTTCATTATCGGCGGGAGGAAGGTCGGGCCATGGGTGACCGCCCTTTCATTCATAGCAGTTTATTTCAGTTCGGTGCTGATCATCGGTGGCGGTGCGTTCGGATACAAGTTCGGAATGGGAACGGTCTGGATAGGCGCGATAAACGTCCTCGTCGGATGCACACTATGCTGGATAGTCCTCGGTCGCCGGGTCAGGCGCTTCACAGAGAGGATGGGCGTCAACACCATCTCCGGCTTCTTTTCGAAAAGATATAATTCGCCCGAGGCCGGAGTATTCTCGGCTCTCATCATCTTTATCTTTCTTATCATCTATAATGTCAGTGTCGTCAAGGGTATGGCTCATTCATTCGAAGTCCTGATGGGGCTTCCCTACTGGGGCGGAGTACTCATCTCAGGGATCGTCATCATCTTCTATGTTGTGCTGGGTGGATACCAGGCGGTCGTCTGGACCGGATTGATCCAGGCCTGGGTGATGATATTCAGCCTTCTCTTACTGACATTTCGGACCCTGAACGCTGTTGGAGGCCTGAGCGAAGGAATGCGAAGACTGGCCGAGATCGGTCCGGGGTATGTAAATACTCCCGGTGAATGGGGATGGGCGGGGTTGATCAGTTTCTGCCTCGTAGTCAGTCTCGGAGTATGGGGTATGCCACAGTTGCTAATCAGGTTCTACTCGATCAAGGACGCGAAGACATTCCGGCTCGGGACCGTGATAGTCACCGTAGGCGCTGCGATCGCTGTTCTTCCATATCTTAACGGCGCACTTTCGAGGTTGCTCATTCCCGACCTTCAGAATGCCGACCTTGCGATTCCCTCTCTGTCCCGGATCGTCCTTTCTCCCTGGGGAGCGGCTATACTTCTTGCCGGGGTAGTGGCGGCCGGGATGTCGACATTCGCAGGGGTCCTCATAATCATATCGAGTTCCCTTGTGCGGGACGTCTATATCAACGGGATGAAGAAGGTGATGACCGGTAAGCAGGAGATCCTTGCAAACAGGGTCATAAGTGGTGCGGTTGGTGTCATAGCCCTCCTGATAGCTCTGAAGCCGCCAGCCCTGATCCTTGTCCTCACCGGATTTTCATGGGCCGTCATCGCTTCGACCAACCTGTGGCCTCTTCTCCTGGGTCTGTACTGGAAGGGAGCCAGCAGGGCCGGAGCCTTCGCATCGATGCTGGCCGGCACGGCTACAGCCATTATCTGGACCTGGCTGGGCAAGCCTTTCGGGATCCACGGGTTTATCACGGGGACAGCCGTATCATTGATAGTCATCGTAGTGGTCAGCCTTGTGAAGAGGGCTTCATACCCTGAGGGCCATATAGAGGAGATATACGGGGACTAGGATATACGTTCCGAACCATATCGACAGGATTGAAAAAACAGATCCACTCTCGAAGGATTGACAGAAATAATTTTCTGGATTTCTGAACGCACGTACTATAGATTGTAGCACTATGGAAAAATTTCTTACGTGGGTTGAAAAAACAGGAAACAAATTACCGCATCCTTTCTGGATGTTCGTCTATATGGGTGTCCTGGTCCTGGTCCTGTCACTTATACTGGGGCTAATGGGTGTCTCTGTGGTCCACCCCGTGACCAATGAGACCATAATAGCGAAAAATCTGATATCTGAACATGGCCTTCAGATGTTTGTTCTCGAGATGGTTACGAATTTCTCTCACTTTGCTCCACTCGGCCTTGTCCTGGTGATGTTGATGGGTGTCTCTCTGTCACTTCATTCCGGGCTCATGGAAACGGCGCTGGCCCGAATGACGCGGGTCCCTGAATTTCTCATATTGCCTATGATCGTGGTCACAGGGATTATGGGCAACCTAGGCTCTGACGCAGGGATCGTCGTGGTGCCTCCACTTGCCGCTGTGGCTTTCAAAAAGATGGGAAAGAGCCCTTTGGCCGGGATCATTCTTGCCTACGCCTCCTGTACGGCAGGTTTCACAGCCACATTGATTCCCAGAGGTACAGATGTGCTGATGGCCGGCTTTACCAACTCGGCACTCGATGATCCGAACATGCACGTGGGTGCCTCGGCAAACCTGTATTTCATGATCGCCTCTGTTTTTGTTCTTGCGGGAGTAATGACCTGGGTCGCCAAACGATTTACACTTCCAGTCTGTGATGTCGTTACTGAGGATTCAGTTATCGACAATGCTGAGCCAGGGGAAAAAGAAAAAAAGGGAATGAAGTGGGCGATGGTAGCGTTGGCTCTTTATCTGGTGCTTGCCTTCATGACAGTGCTGCCTGAAAATGGGCCTCTTCGCTACGATATTTCCAGGATCCAGACAGTGAACTTCGAGAAAATGCCTGAGAATGGGGAAGTTCAGAAATTGTCCGGTAAAACGGCTTATGTTCTCGATGGGGAAACGAAAAAATTTGCCGTTGTTCAGGGCGACCAGAAACTATTCCTGGCTGATTCAGACCTGAACAATAAAAGAGAGGGTGCAAAGGTTCGCATCTATCTTCCGGAAGGTGAGACGGCCCTGTCCAGTGTTTGCTATATAGAGATCATGCCCCCCGTGATGCGAGGCCCGTTCTTCAAGGGACTCGTGGTAATTCTCTTCTTCTTCTTTGCTGTTCCCGGCGTGGTCTATGGTGTGATAGTCGGTAAGATCAAGAGCCTTTCCGATATTCCATCCATGATGGTTAAGAGTGTAAAAGGTATATCCGGTCTTGTCGTCCTGGTATTGGTCATCTCTCAGTTCGTGGCATTCTTTCAATGGTCCAATCTCGACCAGCTGATAGCGATCTCTGGAGCCAATCTACTCAACAAACTGGCATTTCAGGGCCCCATATTGTTCATTGTCACTATCCTGATAGTCATGGTCATGAATCTTTTCCTCGGGTCCAGTTCAGCAAAATGGGCGATGCTGGCCCCTATCCTTGTTCCCATGTTTCTGTTGCTGAAGACTTCGGTCTCACCGGCGCTCACCCAGCTCATATACAGGATCGGGGACTCTACCACGAACGGTATCTCCCCTCTTTATCCTTATTTCCCGCTTGCTCTCGGCTGGGTAAAGGAATACAGGAAAGACGCCGGTATCGGAACATTGATACGGCTTCTCATGCCCTACGCTATATTCACCGGGATCGCGTGGGTCGCGTTACTGCTCCTCTGGTACTTCCTGGGCATACCTATCGGCCCCGGAGAACCAATCAGGTAAGTCAGTCATCTCGCGGAGAATCCTTCAATCTATCAGGTATACTGCGGAAATATTCGACAAGTATTGTCGGGATCCTTTTCATGGATGCGAGCAATTCCTCTTTCGGCTTCTCTCTCAATATCAGGATTTTTTCTCCTGCTCCCCTGCACCATGCGATGAGGACCAGTGACGCGAATGGGATCAGCAGGAGTTCAAGGGGCAACCTGTATCTCAGGTCGAATTCGGTGAGCAGGATCGCCATCAGGATATAGCCGGCTGTAGATATTACCGGGATGAGATCTTTTCGCCTCGTCCGCGTTATCAGACCGAGCATGCCAAGCAGCATTATCGCTGTATATGAATATGCTGCCGAATACCTCATGTTCTGCCTTGCTTGATCGATCCCGACGATATCTCCCTTCCAGCCCTTTGTGAAGACGCGAGTGACCCCGTCGTACAGGTCGTCGACGATCTCCCAACCTGTCTCATCATAATAAAATTTATCCGTGTTAAGGGCGTAACCAGCGCTTCTGTAGAGAGGGATGGGTTTTCCGACTACCAGAGAGTTACGGATCGCCCATGGCAGTAGAAGTAATATCAACACGACGACAAATGTGAACCTTTTTTTGATAGTGACGAGTATGCCCGGTGCCAGGTACAGAAGAATGGGGTGAATGAGTGCCGCGATGGACAGGGTTATTGCTGCCCAGACAGCTTTTTTTCTGGAAGCCGGCATTGTGACAAGGATGGCAAAAAGAACAGCGGTCATGAGGAGGCCCGGTGAATCGGGGAATGTCTTCATATTGTAAAGGATGAAAGGAGTGTACACAGAACTTATTGCTGCTGCGATAAGACCGTTCGCCTTGCCTCCGAGGGCCCGGCCGATGACGAAGAGGGGAAAGACAACCAGTGCGGACAATATCCCCTGGACGATCGATACGGCTGTCATATTGCCGCTGCCGAAGACTGCATAAATGAATCTGAGGAAAAGTATATAGAGCGGAGGCTGGTAACTTTTAAATCCACCTTCGAGCGCGACGCTGCTGAGTCTTCCTGAATCGTCGGGAAAAGGTATGATCTCATAGTTGAGAGCAAAGAAGGTATGAACCGTCACAGACAGCGCGAAAAGAACGATCAATGTCAGCAATACTCTGGCACCGGGCCAGAACGGGAATCCTTTATCGGTTGTCGCAGTGTCGATATTCATTCCCTTGTCCACTTCCGGTTTCATTTGTCCTTACGCCTCGTTCTCTGATCCGGTCGCGGCGATTGTTCCGTCAGTCGTCTCTGCTTCATTCCGCTTGAAGAGGTCGGTAATCAGGATCGCAGCGAAAATGATCAGCATCGGTTCGATCATCAATCTGTACCTCACCTTGAAGATCGCAAGGATAGTTATGAAGACCACATAGCTGATCGTCATTCGGAATATGATAGAGTTACGGCTGTCTCTGAGTCTCAGCATACCGATCAGTCCCGCGATCATCACTGGCAGCCAGGCATATTCGATGATCTTGTGTACGTTCCTGTTCTCGGGGACAAGTCTGACCATGACGAAGCTATCCCATCCCCGGGTCACGAAAACAGCTGCCTTGTTGTAGACTATATCAAGTGTTTCCCACTTGTTCTTCTTGATGAAATCCGCTGCTCCGCGGAGATACCGTCCGCTGGACAGGTCCCTGCTTCCGAGTTTAGTCTGCCGCATCTCGTAGCTTCGCACCCCTGTCGCTTTCTCATTGTACGATTTGTACAGAGCGAGCGCTGCTCTGTTTGACACCTTGCCGGTCGCGAGTCCGACGACCATGAGCGGCAGTACGACGATTGCTGTCGCGGTGACGAACAGAAGTTTCTTCTTTACTCCTGTGAAGATTCCTGGCCAGAAATACAGGAACGGAGGCCTGAACGCGCATCCCGCGAACAGGATCAGGGCAGCGGCGACCGATCTTTTCCTCCCGGAGGAGGGATGGACCAATGCTGCCATCAGCAGAACGACGAACAACAGGCTGACAGATTCGGTCAGGGTGGTAAGGTTGTAGATGATAAAGTTCGGATAGATCGCGGCAATCGCGGCGGCGACTATGCCGGTTGCCCTGTCCCTGACGCGAGCTGTGACATAATAGATCCCGAAGACGGTCAGAGTGCTGAGAAGTGCCTGTATTAAGAAGATTGCTTTATAGTTCGACTTGCCAAAAATCCCGTACACTGTCTTCAGGAAAAGTGGATACCCTGGCGGGGGAGATACCCGCGGAGTCTCGAGGGATGTGGCGTGAGCCTTTTTCTTTGTGGAGCCGCGCGCACTTCTTTTTGCCATTGCTTTCTTGTCATATAATCTTTGTCTCGTCGCTGACTGTGTTTCGATATTCACTGCCGGGGCGTCGTCTCCGAGGGCGATCCTGTTGTATGTGGCCATATCGCTGTAATCGGGGACTGTATCACAGTCAAGCGCCGTATAGACACGTATTGCTGCCGCGGCAAGGATTGTTATGATGAGAATGGTCTTCCAGGGTCGCATCGTCCATTCCAACAGGATTGGTGTCCAGAAGGTTCCCGCCGATCAAAGTACTCGGACAGGGCGGTTCCGATAGCAGGAAATCTAAAGGAAATCGGAGGCTGTGTCAACCAGGGTACAGGATTTGATGACCTGATGGCTGTGGATCTTCAGAGCTTGTAAAAAAGGCCCCTCCATGAGTGAGGGGCCTTTCTCCGCAGGCTTCCGTTGCTGCTCAGCACGGAACCCGAGTAGCGCAGATGATCCTGCTGCCAAACTATGTATATCCAGAGCCTAACTTCTGTCAGGATCTTTCGGCGTCGAAGGATATTTTTTCGCCGGAGGATCCTTCTTTATCTGTTCCATCAGATATTCAACGGCCTTTTCGAGCTGCGGGTCGTGGCCGTCGACCACAAGGTCGGGCCGGTTGTCGACTTCGATGTCGGGAGCGACACCGATCCTCTCCACATCCCATTCACCGTCCATGTTGATGAATCCGATCGAGGGCATCGAGATAAATCCGCCGTCGAGTAGCGGGATGCCCCGGTCATATCCGACAAGGCCGCCCCAGGTCTTCATTCCAACGAGGGGACCGAGGCCCGCCTGTTTGAAATAGTAGGGGAAGGCATCTCCGCCGGAACCTGCGTATCCATTGATGATACATGCCAGATGACCCTTGACCGCAGTCACGGGAATTTCCATGGGTTTGCGATCGCGGCGCTTGAATGTGTTCGTCATCTTCTGTCCGAGCTTGTTGATGAAATAGTTCGGTATCCAGCCGCCACTGTTGTAGCGTACATCGACGACTATCCCGTCCATGCCGGCCTGCGGGAAGAAGTATTTGCCGAACTCCATCAGGCCCTGGACATTGGTGTCGGGTACGTGGAGATAGCCGATCTTTCCGCCGCTTGCCTTGAGGACCTTCTGCCTGTTCGACTCTATCCAGTCAGCGTAGCGCAGATTGGTGTCGTTGCGCAGAGGCTCGATAGTATATTCTTTCGCGTCCTCATCCGATGCGTTCTTGCCGACCTTGATCACGATCTGGTGGCCGGCGGTATTCTCAAGCAACTCGTGGACGTTTGTCGGGTAGACAAGTTCCCTGCCATTGATCTCGAGCAGGTAATCGCCCTCTGCCACATTGATCCCGGCCTGGGCCAGAGGTGCCAGGAACCGGCCGTCCCAGTTCCTTCCTGTATAGATCTTCGAGAACTTGTAGAGCCCTGTCTTCTTGTCGATCTCGAAGTCACAACCGAGATATCCACCGCCAATGAGCGGACTTCTCGGCCCGGGAGCCCTTCCGCCGCCTATGTAGGCGTGACCTACGTTCAGCTCACCCTGGAGCTCGCCGAGAACATAGTTGAGGTCGCCCCTGCTTGTAAGGTAGGGCAGGAAGACTTCATAACGTTTTTTGATCTTTTTCCAGTTGACTCCATGCATGTTTTCCACATAGAAGAAGTCGCGTTCGAGTCTCCAGGCTTCATAGAAGATCTGGCGCCATTCGGCAGCCGGATCGGTCTTCATCTGAAGATTCGTGCTTATACTTTCGTCGCCTATCTTCTTGCCTGCGGCAACGTCTATGATGCCGAAACTTCCGCCGGGACCAGCATAGAGTATCTTGTTTCCCGAGGAAGATATCGCCCATCCGTTGATTCCGGAGATAATCGTCTTTTCCTCGCGCTCTTTCAGGTCGAAGTATTTCAGTGCTCCACCGTTGGCGCCTGCGTCGGTAAAGGAGATCACTCCAGCGTTCGGAGGGAACTCTCCGTAGATGACCTTGCCGGAGATGGCAGTAAGGCCACCGAAATTACCTGATCCGATCGGAAGGGATATGGCTCGGGATTCGAGCCCTGCGATATCGATTTCGAGTTCTTTATCCTCTTTCTCTTCTTCGTCTTTTTTCTCGTCATCCTTGTCGTCTTCTTTGTCCGCTTTGTCTTTGTCTCCATCTTCCTTTTCGTCTTCCTTCACTTCGATCTCGTCACTCTCCGGGGCGAGAGGAGAGGGAGTGTCGGCCTTCAGGGTTGTGACGCAGACCGTGGTCGGTGAGACGAATTCCCATCCCATTTCGAAATTCCTGAACCTGATGTTGATTGTACGGTCGGTGAGGAAATAGAGATATTTCCCATCAGGATCGAATGATGGTGAATAATCGTTGTACAGGTCGCTCGTAGCCTGGAACTTCTCGTCTTTCGTCAGGCTGTAGAGATATACCGACGAGAAGTTGTTGTCGCCGATCTTCGAGTAGGTGATCCACTTGCTGTCGGCTGACCATGAGAAATCTCGCAGGTCACCGTACTCGTTCCGGTCGATCTTCGTGATCTTTTTTGATTCGACATCGAGGCAGTAGAGCCAGCTAAGTTGATCGAAGAAGGCTATATGCTTACTGTCAGGAGACCAGAGCATGCCCAGGGGGTAGTTCTCTCCGATTTTGGTGATCTGTTCTTCTTTGCCTGTCCCGTCAGGTTTTGTCAGATAGAGTTCGTATTCTCCGGTCCGGTCGGAGAAGTAGGCGACCCAATTGCCGTCCGGTGAAAACGCGGGGCTGCGTTCGCGGATTCCCGGAGTCTTTGTAAGATTGCGTACTTCTCCTTTTTTGGCCGGAACCGTAAAGATATCACCCCTGGCGCCGAACATGGCGCGCTTGCCCGATGAGGAGAGATCGAAACTGTTGATGAGGTTCCCAGCGTTTATATAGGCTTCCCTCTTCAGGTTGTGTTCGGAGGGGACGTTAATATTGAGCCTGGCCGTTTTTTCGGTCTTAAGGTCGAGTACATATAGATAACCGGCGTTCTCGTAAATAATGCGGTCGTCGCCAAGGCTCGGCCATTTGACGTCGTATTCGTCGTGGTCGGTGATCTTGCGTATCTGTTTCGTGTCAAGGTCGTAGCAGAAGATATTCATTGTGTGGTCGCGGTCCGATATGAAGTAAATAGTGTTTCCGTACCACATCGGGAAGGCGTCTGTGCCTTCGTATTCGGTGAGTTTTTCGGCCTTGTTCTTTTTAAAGTCGTATGTCCATATATTCTGTTCCATACCGCCACGGTATCGTTTCCATGTGCGGAACTCGCGGGACATCCGGTTGTAAGCGATCTTCTTGCCGTCAGGGGAGTAGCTGGTAAGCTGTCCCTCGAAGAGAGGCAGGACTTCCGGGTAGCCGCCCTTTGAGTCTATCGTATAGAGCCTGGCGTATCTTGGGCCCGGATTGGTCTTGGTGTCCTTGTTGCTTCTGAAAAGGACCTTTTTCCCTGAAGGATGCCAGTCGAGGACCATGTCAGCCTTGGGATGCCAGGTCAGTCGCTTCGGGACACCGCCGGCTGCGGGAATAGTATATACATCGAAGTTGCCGTCGTAACTGGCAGAAAAAGCCACGGTCTTCCCGTCAGGCGAGAATTTAGCGTATGCCTCTCCACCGATATGCGTAGTCAGGCGGGTGGCCGTCCCTCCGCTGGTGGGGGCTGTCCAGAGGTCTCCTGCATATGAGAAGACGATCATGTCCCCGTAAATGTCGGGGCGACGCATCAGACGGCTTTCGTCAGCCGCAAAGACAGTGTTTGCAACGAGTAAAAACGAAAGTGTCAGAGCGATAAGTACTCTTTTACCCATTTAAGAACTCCTTTCAGGGGTTTCAGCTAGCGTATTCTGAAAACAATGATTCGGTTGTATCCGTAGTAAGTAATACTGATTAAGGAGGAAATAGTTTCAATTATTCAGGATTGATTCACGATTTTATTAACAAATCCCTCAAATCCAGGGATACCCATCCCTTTCGACACAGATCCTGCCGCTGCTGCCCTGATAAAGTTCGATCTGAGCTTCAAGGACCTCACCACCATTATTGTAGAGTTCATCGAATACTATAGTGTAAGTGCCCGGAGTGAGACCCGATATCTCGATCATGACATCATAGAGACAGAGGCAGTCGCACGGTTGGGAATCAGGGCCTTCTTTTTCCTGGATCGTGATACTGTCTCCTTCGATGACTATATCGACTTCGATCGTCCCCGGACAGCAGTTGAGCGTCAGGTTAGAATGAGTGATCTGCAGGGTTCCTGAAGTATCGTATAGATACTCGAAACAGTCTTCCGCTGCCACGGGGGAAGTGATCGGAGTTTCGCCGGAATTGCCGGAGGCCTCTCTCAGGGCAGTCGATCCCTTGCACCCGGACGCGTGTGACAGGGTCCAGGAAGGTTCCTCTATCCACGATCCCGCCCTCTGGTCATCTCCGCATCCTGTCATGGGAACCGTAACAAGCGAGACAAGCGTGAGGCATAGGGCCATGGAGATCATCCTGTGCGCTAAGAATGGGAACTTGTGAAAATTCATCGTAATCCCCCTTGATTGTTTATTTGATATCACTCCCTGTAAAAAGATAGTCGATTTTATCGGTGCAGTCAATACGACTCGGCAGTAAAAGTTTTGATATCCAACCCCCGTTGCGATAGAGTAAGTCCCGGCTGATAACGAAAGAGGTGTTTAAGATGAAAAGTAGAAATAAGAAGGGGCTGATCGCTCTGACGGTGATAGCCGTTCTGATAATCGCGGTCAGCGTCACACTGCGCATGATGCTTTCCAGGGACAGGCTTGTCGCCCTTATTGTGCCTCGTATCGAGGAGGCTGTCGATGCGAGCATCAGCATAGGAGATATAGGAATCAGATTTCCATTCGGTTTCGGAGTGAATGTATCTGACCTGTCGTTTGAAAAGACTCTTCCTGGTTCCGGAGATCTCAGCGTCAATGCGGCGAGGACGTCGGTAAATGTCTCGTTGATGAGTCTCGTAAGGAAACGCCCGAATATAGAAAAGGTAGATGTCGAGGATGCCGTGATCGTGTTCTCGGGAACCGGGACAGATCCGGGTATCGAGCTTCATGGCGTCAGGGGTAGTTTCTCCATGCAGCCTCGAGACAGTCTGAATGTCATCAATGTAGATCTGAAGATCGGAAAAGTGACCGTCAAAGGAATCGGGGAAGATGGGGAATTCAGGATCGAGGATGTCGGGATCAAGGCAGGCATTGTGGCTCCACCCGATTTTAATTCGATAGATCTGACAGAATCTGTCATAAAGATCGGTGATAATATCAGCGCTGACCTGACAGCTGAGATAGAAGACCTGTCGGGCCAGGGACTGTTTTCATTCAGCTTGTCCGGCAGAGAGATGGATCTGCCAGCATTGATCGAGTGGGCACTCGGAACAGGAGTCCTGGAACAGGCAGGACCTGCGGGGAGAGGAATATCGATCGACACATTGCCGGTCAAGATCTCTTCCGGCACATTGGCGGTGTCGGCTGGGGGCAGTGGTTCACTTCAGAATGCTTCTGTCGCTGCGCTGAAAGGGAGCGCCGTCTTAAAGGGTCTTGCGGGGACTCACGTCGCGACGGGCCTGCCATTCAGTGTAGATGGGGAGGTAAGTTTCGCCGGAGATGAAGTGTGGGGCGATGACCTTACCCTGAAGTCAGGAAATTCCAGCATAATAAATAAGCTGAAGGTGAAGCTAGGGACTGACATGAAGCCTGTAAAGGCAGAAATCGTTTCGGAGTATATTCTCGATCTCGGCGAACTGGCTGCCGCTGTCCCGGGGGACGGTGGTATTGAGATGGCTGGAACGGCAGAAGGAAAAATCGTACTTGGCGGGAAAACTTCTACGCTGAATAATCTGTTCCCTGGCGGCCCGGGCAGACTGGACGCATCGATGATAAGAAGAGCGTGGAAAGATGTCGGCCTGGATGGACAGCTTGCTCTGAAGGGAGGCGCTATCAGGATAGAGGGCGAGGAGCTCGATCTGTCCGGAATCGGGATAGAGTGCGGGATCAGGGGGGGCAGCATCGAATCGGTGAAAGGCGCATGGATGATCGATGGAAAGGCCTGGTCTGTCAATGGATCGATGCAGGACATCTTCCCATGTCTGTCGGAGATGATGCTTCTTGCTATGGTGGCTGAGGGTAGTGGAGATGAGGATACCGCGAGTAAAGGAGCCTCCGGGGAAATCGGGTCGACGGGCGTTTTGCTGGATTCGATTCATAACAGACCTGCTGTAACCCTGGAACTGAACGGGCAATGTTTTGACGCCAGGCCGTTTCAGACGAAAGAAAAACAGGCTGTGGACACTCGAAAAGAGGCCGATGCTGGCGGGACGACAGGAGACCGCGGGGCATCGTCAGGGGAAAACAGTCTTTCGGGCGCCGCACCCTTTTTGTTGAACACTCATTTTTCTGCCACGCTTGATACATTGATAACAGAAAAGGCTGTTTTTACTTCAATCAGAACAGAGGGCAATATAGATAACGGAAGGATTCACGCGAATTCGATCGACTTGAAGTATGCCGGAGGTAGTGGGGCAGGTAAGGCTGATATCGATCTCAGGAGTGCCCCTTGCGTAAGCTCGGATTTCGACATTGATTTCAAGGAGATACAGGCAGACAGGGCACTGATGGGAATCCACAATATGGGCTCCCTGGTCAAGGGCGTATTTTCTTTTAAGGCTGCGGGTGATCTGTTGTCGGGGCCTGGAATCGATCCTGTGAAATATATTACGGTCTCTGGAGACGCTTCTTCGACGAGTGGGATGGTCGACCTGACGTCGTTTATCGCTCCACTCTCTGGTGTGGCGGCT harbors:
- a CDS encoding PDZ domain-containing protein, which encodes MGKRVLIALTLSFLLVANTVFAADESRLMRRPDIYGDMIVFSYAGDLWTAPTSGGTATRLTTHIGGEAYAKFSPDGKTVAFSASYDGNFDVYTIPAAGGVPKRLTWHPKADMVLDWHPSGKKVLFRSNKDTKTNPGPRYARLYTIDSKGGYPEVLPLFEGQLTSYSPDGKKIAYNRMSREFRTWKRYRGGMEQNIWTYDFKKNKAEKLTEYEGTDAFPMWYGNTIYFISDRDHTMNIFCYDLDTKQIRKITDHDEYDVKWPSLGDDRIIYENAGYLYVLDLKTEKTARLNINVPSEHNLKREAYINAGNLINSFDLSSSGKRAMFGARGDIFTVPAKKGEVRNLTKTPGIRERSPAFSPDGNWVAYFSDRTGEYELYLTKPDGTGKEEQITKIGENYPLGMLWSPDSKHIAFFDQLSWLYCLDVESKKITKIDRNEYGDLRDFSWSADSKWITYSKIGDNNFSSVYLYSLTKDEKFQATSDLYNDYSPSFDPDGKYLYFLTDRTINIRFRNFEMGWEFVSPTTVCVTTLKADTPSPLAPESDEIEVKEDEKEDGDKDKADKEDDKDDEKKDEEEKEDKELEIDIAGLESRAISLPIGSGNFGGLTAISGKVIYGEFPPNAGVISFTDAGANGGALKYFDLKEREEKTIISGINGWAISSSGNKILYAGPGGSFGIIDVAAGKKIGDESISTNLQMKTDPAAEWRQIFYEAWRLERDFFYVENMHGVNWKKIKKRYEVFLPYLTSRGDLNYVLGELQGELNVGHAYIGGGRAPGPRSPLIGGGYLGCDFEIDKKTGLYKFSKIYTGRNWDGRFLAPLAQAGINVAEGDYLLEINGRELVYPTNVHELLENTAGHQIVIKVGKNASDEDAKEYTIEPLRNDTNLRYADWIESNRQKVLKASGGKIGYLHVPDTNVQGLMEFGKYFFPQAGMDGIVVDVRYNSGGWIPNYFINKLGQKMTNTFKRRDRKPMEIPVTAVKGHLACIINGYAGSGGDAFPYYFKQAGLGPLVGMKTWGGLVGYDRGIPLLDGGFISMPSIGFINMDGEWDVERIGVAPDIEVDNRPDLVVDGHDPQLEKAVEYLMEQIKKDPPAKKYPSTPKDPDRS
- a CDS encoding glycosyltransferase family 39 protein; this translates as MRPWKTILIITILAAAAIRVYTALDCDTVPDYSDMATYNRIALGDDAPAVNIETQSATRQRLYDKKAMAKRSARGSTKKKAHATSLETPRVSPPPGYPLFLKTVYGIFGKSNYKAIFLIQALLSTLTVFGIYYVTARVRDRATGIVAAAIAAIYPNFIIYNLTTLTESVSLLFVVLLMAALVHPSSGRKRSVAAALILFAGCAFRPPFLYFWPGIFTGVKKKLLFVTATAIVVLPLMVVGLATGKVSNRAALALYKSYNEKATGVRSYEMRQTKLGSRDLSSGRYLRGAADFIKKNKWETLDIVYNKAAVFVTRGWDSFVMVRLVPENRNVHKIIEYAWLPVMIAGLIGMLRLRDSRNSIIFRMTISYVVFITILAIFKVRYRLMIEPMLIIFAAILITDLFKRNEAETTDGTIAATGSENEA